One Methylomonas sp. LL1 DNA window includes the following coding sequences:
- a CDS encoding ArnT family glycosyltransferase — MFEKSLRWIDEHLIGLLLTLALLRGGFLLANGLDLIGDESYYWDWSRQPDWCYYSKPPMVAWLIGAFTWLFGGYTVVVRLPAVVLGTVFLGYFHATAKAFYGSRAAALALLLILATPINVLANFLMTIDPPLYCFWVMALYYLRRALFDHQPRAWLWAGCASAAALLTKQAALALPLMLLVFLACDRQRRAYLKREYWLYLLPMLAAALPILLWNQQHDWVMFGHSKGHFGNHEAVGLAKHIAHARDFLLYQLLLLSPVIFVMVLVTSLKAAAGFKRLSAERQFLWLMGPALLLGVLLLSFLQKTQGNWPMPFYISGLILLAGYWVEGAWRRSLKFGLALGYTMVAMTYVLPLLLQALNLQDSAFDPTKRFKSWQELAVNIHFERLISQPKLDDSFVVALGHRYLASQLAFYLPDHPKVFRFEESGQVISQYEVWPGPRAAYAGKNAFIIGETAEENVPASLKAAFQRFVFLAEIANPNNPKSPYFLYLGENLKAWPEAAKQLSIKE, encoded by the coding sequence ATGTTTGAAAAATCCTTGCGCTGGATCGACGAGCACCTTATCGGCTTGTTGTTGACACTGGCGCTGTTGCGTGGCGGTTTTTTGCTGGCCAATGGGCTGGACTTGATCGGCGACGAAAGTTATTACTGGGATTGGTCGCGCCAGCCCGATTGGTGTTATTACAGCAAACCGCCGATGGTGGCTTGGCTGATAGGGGCTTTTACTTGGCTGTTCGGCGGCTATACCGTTGTCGTGCGATTACCGGCCGTGGTGCTGGGCACTGTTTTTCTGGGCTATTTTCACGCCACCGCCAAAGCGTTTTACGGTTCGCGCGCGGCCGCACTGGCTTTGTTGCTGATATTGGCAACGCCAATCAACGTGTTGGCCAATTTTTTGATGACCATCGATCCGCCCTTGTACTGCTTCTGGGTGATGGCGCTGTATTATTTGCGCAGGGCTTTATTCGATCATCAGCCGCGCGCCTGGTTATGGGCCGGTTGCGCCAGTGCCGCGGCTTTATTGACTAAGCAGGCGGCTTTGGCGCTGCCCTTGATGTTGCTGGTTTTTTTGGCTTGCGACCGGCAACGCCGTGCTTATCTGAAGCGCGAGTATTGGCTATACCTGTTGCCGATGCTGGCGGCGGCGCTGCCGATTTTACTGTGGAATCAGCAACATGACTGGGTCATGTTCGGACACAGCAAGGGCCATTTCGGCAATCATGAAGCGGTCGGCTTGGCTAAACATATCGCGCATGCCAGGGATTTTCTGCTCTATCAATTGTTGCTGTTGTCGCCGGTCATTTTTGTGATGGTGCTGGTTACCAGTTTGAAGGCTGCGGCGGGTTTCAAGCGTTTGAGCGCGGAACGGCAGTTCTTGTGGCTGATGGGGCCGGCCTTGCTGTTGGGCGTGTTATTGTTGAGCTTTCTGCAAAAAACCCAAGGCAACTGGCCGATGCCGTTTTATATCAGCGGCTTGATTTTGTTAGCCGGCTACTGGGTCGAGGGGGCTTGGCGTAGGAGCCTAAAGTTCGGTTTGGCGCTGGGTTATACGATGGTGGCGATGACTTATGTGCTGCCGCTGCTGTTGCAGGCCTTGAATCTACAGGATAGTGCCTTCGATCCGACCAAACGCTTCAAGAGTTGGCAAGAATTGGCGGTAAATATTCACTTCGAACGCCTGATTAGCCAGCCCAAGCTTGATGATAGCTTCGTCGTGGCGCTGGGGCATCGCTATTTGGCCAGCCAACTGGCGTTTTATTTGCCCGATCATCCCAAGGTATTCCGGTTCGAGGAATCCGGACAGGTCATCAGTCAGTATGAGGTCTGGCCGGGACCGCGGGCGGCCTATGCCGGCAAAAATGCCTTCATAATCGGCGAGACAGCGGAAGAAAATGTGCC